In Colius striatus isolate bColStr4 chromosome 17, bColStr4.1.hap1, whole genome shotgun sequence, the following proteins share a genomic window:
- the TRIAP1 gene encoding TP53-regulated inhibitor of apoptosis 1, translating to MNSVGEACTELKREYDQCFNRWFAEKFLKGESGGDPCGQLFKRYQLCVQKAIKEKDIPIEGLEFMGPNKAKTENSS from the exons ATGAACAGCGTAGGCGAGGCCTGCACCGAGCTGAAGCGCGAGTACGACCAGTGCTTCAACCGCTGGTTCGCCGAGAAGTTCCTCAAGGGCGAGAGCGGGGGGGACCCCTGCGGGCAGCTCTTCAAACGCTACCAGCTGTGCGTGCAG aaagCCATCAAGGAGAAGGACATACCCATTGAAGGCCTGGAGTTCATGGGCCCAAACAAAGCCAAAACTGAGAACTCCTCTTGA
- the GATC gene encoding glutamyl-tRNA(Gln) amidotransferase subunit C, mitochondrial — MPVPVRALAVARRLGAAWQVPAARAALSARAGEPRPPPQHRVTVDVLDHLEHLALVDFRDAEGVQRLQKAIQFADQLHEVNTDGVEPMDSVLEDRCLYLREDDVTEGNCTKELLRNAREKVEEYFVAPPGNIPLPKLEERDTYLQGS, encoded by the exons ATGCCGGTGCCGGTGCGGGCGCTGGCCGTGGCGCGGCGGCTCGGCGCGGCCTGGCAGGTCCCGGCTGCCCGCGCCGCGCTCAGCGCGAGGGCCGGCgagccgcggccgccgccgcag cacagagtGACGGTGGATGTGCTGGATCACTTGGAGCACCTGGCCTTGGTGGATTTCCGCGATGCAGAGGGCGTGCAGCGGCTGCAGAAAGCCATCCAGTTTGCTGATCAGCTTCATGAAGTAAACACCGATGGTGTGGAACCGATGGATTCAGTCCTGGAGGACAG GTGTCTGTATCTCAGAGAAGATGATGTTACAGAAGGTAACTGCACGAAAGAGCTGCTGAGAAATGCCCGAGAGAAAGTAGAGGAGTATTTTGTAGCCCCACCAG GTAACATCCCTTTACCAAAGCTAGAGGAACGAGATACTTATCTGCAGGGCTCGTAG